The sequence below is a genomic window from Dyadobacter chenwenxiniae.
TCGCCTTTTCAGGTTTCGGACAAGTATTATGACCGCGTGAAAGCGAAGCGAATTAATATGTTTAGTAAAAATAAAAGTGCTGAGGAGATTGAAGTGACGATTTCTGCACTGGCTATGTGTGAGAATATTGATGATAATGTGGGTCGGATCCTGTCAAAACTTGATCAGCTTAAACTTTCGGACAATACCATTGTAATCTACATGACCGATAATGGACCGAACTCCTGGCGCTGGAACGGAGATATGAAAGGTCGCAAAGGCATGGCAGACGAAGGTGGCGTGCGCGTGCCGTTTTTAATTCGCTGGCCTGGCAAAATTACAGCCGGCAAGGTCATCGACGGCAATGCAGCTTACATTGACCTGCTCCCAACATTGACTGATCTTGCGGGGGTTTCATCTTCAGGAACAAAACCGCTCGATGGGATTAGTCTGAAACCCGTATTAACGGGAAAAATTCCGCAGGTTTCCGAGCGCGTACTTTTTACTTCAATCAATAAAAGCAGCAGCGTGCGAAAAGGAAGTTACCTGTTTTCCGGCGGCTCACTTTTTGACCTTCTCAAAGACTCTACCCAGCAAAATGACATTGCCCTAAAAGAGCCGGAACTGGCTAAAACACTCTCGGCGGCTCTGGAAAACTGGCAGTCAGAAATGATTGGCAGCATTGATACCGTGCGGTGGCTGCCGGTTGGTTACAGGCAATTTCCAAAAGCGGTTCTTCCTTCGCAGGATGCGGTTTTGCATCGTTCCAAAGGCAGCACGCTCTCTTATAGCGCATCGGCACCAAACTCTTCCTGGATCACAAACTGGAATGATCTCGAATCGTTCGTAACCTGGAATGTAGAGGTGAATACAACCGGAAAATACAAGGTCAATATCCATTACACCAGCCCCGGACCCGGCGATGCGTTCACGCTGACATTTAACGAAAAAAGTATCTCAGGAAAGATCAAAGACGCATTTGACCCGCCGCTGATCGACAGTCCCGACCGGGTAAAAAGACAAGCTGAATCGTACGAAAAGGAATTTAAAACATTGCATATCGGTGAACTCGACTTGCAAAGGGGTAGGGGAACATTGAAGCTGCTTGCGACCGACATTAAAGGACAAAAGTTTGCCGATATCCGTGCGGTTGAGTTGATCTTGGTAAAATAACGTTAGCGCCCATAGATGATGCTGAGATATTGCTTCTGCAAATTCGAGAAATAGGCCAGGCAAGCAACGGTGAGCGCGGACAGGAACAGGAAGGTTGTCGGATGTGGAAAATAATAGAATGTAATGAGCACAATCAGACTGGCACGCATGAATTCAATATAAAAAACCCAACGTCGTTGTTCCAGAATAGCTCCGCAGTTGATCAGGGTGACAAAGATCGTAAGCGCAACCATAATCTGGATGTATGTTGCAATATAGTGCTCGAACAGCAAGAGAAAGAACAATGTCGTAACCATCAAGGCAAACTGAATGACAGCATAAAAACGAAATTTTTGGGAGCGCGTCCGTACTTTGTGTTTGGATAAAAACCTTTTTTCAGCGACCCCTCTGAGCTCAGGATCGAAGTCGGCAGGACGCCCGAATATAATTTTTAGCTTGTGATAAACTCCCGGAGTCCTTTTGACGGCATAGGCAAGCTCAACCAAATAATGAAAGTGCTGCCACAAAAAGCTGTGGCTTCCCAA
It includes:
- a CDS encoding sulfatase-like hydrolase/transferase, with the translated sequence MKNLRNRCFLLLLTLLSAFLPPKHVSAQSKPNIVFILADDQGWGDLSIHGNTNVSTPNIDRIGREGARFSRFYVAPLCAPTRAGLLTGRYHYRTGVWGVSSSKEFMNLDEVTFADLFKKAGYATGAFGKWHNGSQYPYHPNGRGFDEFYGFLSGHYANYFNTMLDHNGEPVRSKGYITDDLTNKAIAFIEQNKAQPFVCYVPYNAPHSPFQVSDKYYDRVKAKRINMFSKNKSAEEIEVTISALAMCENIDDNVGRILSKLDQLKLSDNTIVIYMTDNGPNSWRWNGDMKGRKGMADEGGVRVPFLIRWPGKITAGKVIDGNAAYIDLLPTLTDLAGVSSSGTKPLDGISLKPVLTGKIPQVSERVLFTSINKSSSVRKGSYLFSGGSLFDLLKDSTQQNDIALKEPELAKTLSAALENWQSEMIGSIDTVRWLPVGYRQFPKAVLPSQDAVLHRSKGSTLSYSASAPNSSWITNWNDLESFVTWNVEVNTTGKYKVNIHYTSPGPGDAFTLTFNEKSISGKIKDAFDPPLIDSPDRVKRQAESYEKEFKTLHIGELDLQRGRGTLKLLATDIKGQKFADIRAVELILVK
- a CDS encoding sterol desaturase family protein, yielding MIWYWYHRFGHEINIFWGFHVVHHTSEEFNYTAGTRITVFQAFVRTAFWAVLPVIGFPPAMITTMLIIHGFYPFFTHTQLIGKLGILEHVLVTPSHHRVHHASNEAYLDKNFGDMFIIWDKLFGTFAEEKETPKYGLTKQLGSHSFLWQHFHYLVELAYAVKRTPGVYHKLKIIFGRPADFDPELRGVAEKRFLSKHKVRTRSQKFRFYAVIQFALMVTTLFFLLLFEHYIATYIQIMVALTIFVTLINCGAILEQRRWVFYIEFMRASLIVLITFYYFPHPTTFLFLSALTVACLAYFSNLQKQYLSIIYGR